A window of the Parabacteroides merdae ATCC 43184 genome harbors these coding sequences:
- a CDS encoding PspC domain-containing protein, giving the protein MKKTLTVNLGGTVFHIDEDAYQLLDKYLANLRIHFRKEEGSEEIMNDFEMRISELFNERVRLGYEVITIEHVEEVIKRMGKPEELFEGEEEKEYKEEARTQAFQEEEIPRGPKKLMRDPDNRVLGGVAGGIAAYMGWDVTAVRLAMIILLFIPYAPIIILYLILWLVMPLARTAADKLMMRGQSVTLENIGKTVTDGFEKVSNNVNDYMSSDKPRSFLQKLADLFVGVVGFILKFLAILIGIILLPPLLLVAFILVVVTFALIAGGTGFLYQLSPFGANLIAGAPISLAIMGCIGFILLIGIPIFALVYAICMQLFKAKPLPNTAKWTLLILWLVSVVLCVIYFYQTGINGWSTLPWYNFFNI; this is encoded by the coding sequence ATGAAGAAGACACTGACAGTTAATTTGGGAGGAACGGTTTTCCACATTGACGAAGATGCATATCAACTACTCGATAAATATCTAGCAAACCTCCGCATCCACTTCCGCAAGGAAGAAGGTTCGGAAGAGATTATGAACGATTTTGAAATGCGTATCTCCGAACTATTCAACGAGCGGGTTCGACTGGGCTACGAAGTGATCACAATCGAACATGTCGAAGAAGTAATCAAGCGTATGGGCAAGCCGGAAGAATTGTTTGAAGGTGAAGAAGAAAAAGAATATAAGGAAGAAGCCAGGACACAAGCTTTTCAGGAAGAAGAGATTCCCAGAGGCCCGAAAAAGCTGATGCGCGATCCGGACAACCGGGTATTGGGAGGTGTAGCCGGTGGTATCGCCGCTTATATGGGATGGGACGTGACGGCTGTACGCCTTGCTATGATCATCCTGCTTTTTATTCCTTATGCACCGATCATCATCTTATACCTTATACTATGGCTGGTAATGCCGTTGGCCCGGACCGCAGCCGACAAGCTGATGATGCGCGGACAAAGCGTCACCCTCGAAAACATAGGCAAAACAGTTACGGATGGCTTCGAGAAGGTCAGCAATAATGTAAATGATTATATGAGTTCCGACAAACCGAGAAGCTTTCTGCAAAAACTGGCGGACTTGTTTGTCGGTGTGGTAGGCTTCATCCTCAAATTCCTGGCCATACTGATCGGAATCATCCTGCTACCGCCATTATTGCTCGTTGCCTTTATATTGGTCGTCGTCACCTTTGCCCTTATTGCCGGAGGCACAGGCTTCCTATATCAATTGTCGCCGTTCGGGGCCAACCTGATAGCGGGAGCACCTATTTCATTGGCCATCATGGGATGCATCGGATTCATTCTACTGATTGGAATTCCTATTTTTGCCCTGGTATATGCAATCTGCATGCAACTATTCAAAGCCAAGCCATTGCCCAATACGGCCAAATGGACGTTGCTGATCTTATGGTTAGTATCCGTAGTGCTGTGCGTCATCTACTTCTACCAGACCGGAATAAACGGATGGAGCACATTGCCCTGGTACAACTTCTTCAATATATAA
- a CDS encoding PadR family transcriptional regulator, with protein sequence MNAENVKSQMRKGTLEYCILLLLKKEPAYTSDIIQKLQEAKLIVVEGTLYPLLTRLKNSELLSYQWIESTQGPPRKYYQLTPKGEEFLGELETSWQELNDTINHIRNN encoded by the coding sequence ATGAATGCAGAGAACGTAAAATCACAAATGAGAAAGGGAACATTGGAATATTGTATTCTATTGCTTCTCAAAAAAGAGCCGGCGTACACCTCTGACATTATCCAGAAGTTACAGGAAGCTAAATTGATTGTAGTGGAAGGTACCCTATATCCTCTGTTAACAAGACTAAAGAACAGCGAATTGTTAAGCTACCAGTGGATAGAATCTACTCAAGGACCGCCTCGCAAGTATTACCAGCTCACCCCGAAGGGAGAAGAATTTCTTGGAGAGCTGGAAACATCCTGGCAGGAACTGAATGATACAATAAACCACATCAGAAACAATTAA